Proteins found in one Zea mays cultivar B73 chromosome 1, Zm-B73-REFERENCE-NAM-5.0, whole genome shotgun sequence genomic segment:
- the LOC107403162 gene encoding Non-specific lipid-transfer protein 2 precursor produces the protein MAKQQQQGMAAVALVVLVVLATAAAETASAASCNAGQLAACAPAITAGARPSASCCSNLKAQQGCFCQFVKNPTYGRYINSPNARKVVASCGVSVPRC, from the coding sequence ATGgcgaagcagcagcagcagggcaTGGCGGCAGTGGCGCTGGTAGTGCTGGTGGTGCTGGCGACGGCGGCGGCCGAGACGGCGTCGGCGGCTTCGTGCAACGCCGGGCAGCTGGCGGCTTGCGCGCCGGCGATCACGGCCGGCGCGAGGCCCTCCGCGTCGTGCTGCTCCAACCTCAAGGCGCAGCAGGGGTGCTTCTGCCAGTTCGTGAAGAACCCCACCTACGGGCGCTACATCAACAGCCCCAACGCGCGCAAGGTCGTCGCCTCCTGCGGCGTCTCCGTGCCGCGCTGCTAG